The segment ttgtactttctacttgagaaataatattttgaagtaacatcacaggtttctgcagaatcaatgagtgaagcactaaaccctgttaatctgagatgagataaatttgatttcatttgtaaataatagatgaccaatgagttcctttcatttcacatgtatcactgaaaataacagatctgattggacgaccgggcttgagacgcaacggaggacgaggggatcagactgatatcaatctgtagaaaaaaatacagagagatattattctggatttgccaggcacaTTAATGATACTTTTTTGAAGTTTAAATTAAATGGAAATTACTTccatattattttgtttctgaattttgtttttatgattgtattgtgacctgaataatcatgaCTACTAATTAACGTAATCATCTTGACACCCCTAGGTGGAAGCGATCCTGAATACTGTGGAGAAAATGGTTGATGAAAACCAGAAGTACTTAAGCAATGATGCTTTGGAACAAGTAGAGCATGatattcagacagagcagagccgcaTTCACACTGACAGCGGCTTGAgcctggaggagagcagagagcaggccAAAAACTCTCTCCTCGATAGATACATAGACCAAGCAACAAGATGCCCGCCTTATGCCAAATATGCTGCAGTTATGACTGGAGTAGCAGGTGTGGCACTGGTAGCTATATTGGTGCTACCAAAAGTGATGAAGTTTTTTGCAGAGAAGCCCCCACTGCCCCTTCCCCTCCCCCTGCCCATGGTGCCCATAGAGCCCCCTGCTCTGCCAGATCTCCCCCCTGCACCTGAAGTGATCCAAGAGGTTGTCCAAGAGGTTGTCCCACCCGTGATATCCGAGTTTCTGAAGTCCATTCTGACACCACCAGAGGACTACGATCCATTTGACCAATTCAACTagtcttaaaggaactgtgtaagattttgattttagattGTCACAAGAtaaaaggtaaacatgttcaaatcaaatatagtgactgataacaattataatgctgatttcgtcttaattacaaaaatactacaCATGATGGCTAAGTTCTTTAtactataatttggtgttttggttcaagacaattataaaatcagaaagcagaatgagcctgacTTGAGGTGCTTcagtccagttggtttaaacctgaaaaaaaccttctctgatctgaatggtcacaacctaaaccccagcacctgcagccagactCTACAGTTCTTTAATGTAGagtctggctgcaggtgctctACAGTTCCTAATACCTAAATTAAAACTTACACCAATACAGCAGGTCACTGCTTTTTCATGCAACTTAATGAAAAAgcatattatgattttaaattctataaacatgacaaaactgtgcacccagatgagtttcaaatcaaatatagcttttactgataacaattctaatgtaGAGTTATTCTTAAATAGAAAACAAGTGGACATGGTAGTCTATTTacctgttataatttggtgttttggttctcaagaagaTTATCCACTCAGAAATCTGAATGAGTCTCACAAGAGTTTCAGGGCAGCTGTAGAATAGTAGCTTATCACCacagagtatggagtgaatgaaaactGCACTGTATAGCATCTTTGAGTGTTCAAAAAAGCACTACATAAACTGAATACATCAGTACATATCATTTTAATACTGCTATAACTAATTAGAATTTGAGTGCATGTGTAACAGTAACAGCCAGTTACTCATTCGAATGCCCACTagagatttatatatatatatatatatatatatatatatatatatatatatatatatatatatatatatatactatatactatacatacacaccacacacatataCGCATGTCTAAAAACCTGGGCCCTGTTCCATTCACTATACAGAAAACACCAAAGAAAGACCAAAATCGGTCACTGTTCAAATGCACAACAAACAGATGGTATTTCAGCAAACTCAGATTTATTagaaaaactgaagtaaaacatGGACAAATGACTAAAAGGGTTTTAAGAgtgagtattacacttctatgaggtattaactgctaaaacataacatttagatcactgtgttacattttattgttttgaaaatgctgtattcccggaaaacaatgtattaacatgtttactaagtttcactttcattttttgaggctgagtctcctctccctttgccaCTCCCCATTCagaacgctatcacaacacaatcagcgtgcatcccgctaatgcaactactgcacatcatgaCGGGTTTGTCGCGTAGTGTATTGTATCATgcttctgtatatttatggagaattgtcgtgggagcatggatgacgtaggcttatgggctgagcattggagaGAATCTGGTTAAACCAGAATCTTACAATTAACCACatgattttaatgagaaaacatataacatggcagcaataaaaataatttgcataatactccctctttaaaacgAAATAAATCCTCATTTCATTTTGACAGCTCCTTGCCAACTCCTgatatggtcattttcaagagtCACAGTAAATTGATGTTCCAGTCTTTTTTCTCCCATCTCCATATCTTCTCCATCTCACTTCCATTCTTCCTCTACTTTTCCTCACAGAACAGGTTTGGGTTGCTGAGTAAGGAGAagtccaaatcttttctttagcGTGACCCTGTGTCTGGAAAACTTGTCATCTGGAGAAAATCTAGCTGGATGCACCGAACTGGTTGGCTGACCGTCTGGAGCCACTttctataaaacaaacatggacatgAATAAGACCCagtagagacacagggagggcatctgaaacacaggaacatttcagaacatgtttgtagaggtctggaCTACAGGGTTAGCTACTTTTAcatagaataagaccccatagagACGGTTTTATTCAGGTTTATAATACCAAACTAATAGCATGTAGATTGAAATTTCGATTTAATAACAGCCCATTtgaacatatgtttttatttttatcataacaCACCACTAACGATCAGAACAAATAATTTTTGCAGTATATGGCTatatttgtttaactttttggTTTCAATTCAtcataatatgaatatttttggtACATATGTAAGTAGTGGCATTAAAACGATTCCtcaatacatgttttaaaatgcaagtaAATTACAAGACTGGCAACAtcgcaaaataaatgaaagtgtatttatttcacaacatgaggtttgaaataaatatacactttagcaatcacaacaacaacacgatgCTATCAGCTAACTACCTTTAGCGTGTAGACTGTGTGTACAGGCCACAGAGGCTGGTAGTGCTCAgtattcaaatacagaagatcataatactgtatttacttgagtaattatttatttaattatgcatttttacaacagcttgagtaatttagttttaatgtaaaataagttgAATTCATTTTTGGGCTAATGCATTCTCAGTGCAGCAGCTGTAATGCACAGCACAGTGGCTTCTATACATatactgttaccatggctacatATACTGTTAGCTCTCAGCGGATGAACGCACGTGGCTCACTTTGGGAAAGGACCGTGACCCATGAGTCACAGCACTAATCCTCTGATCCACTCACTCTATGGTactattagtcctgatttatgtttatttattatcctgatcatatttattccattctggGGCATGTATCTGCGCCACTGTCACCCAGGCCTAAAGAGCAGTGGTGTGGATGAAAGTTGTCAGACAGGCTAGCAGCAATTAGCAGCGACAGTAATCCTACTATATTTAAAGGTAATcttagtttaataaaaaaaaaaaaaaaaaaaaaggatgctAAATCgctatagatcatattttacaggctgGTATAGAAGACGCAAAGATGCGCGCGTACTGACGTCAGCGCGTACGTgcgctgttgttgttgccaagCACGTGGTTCAAACATTCTCGTATCTATGCAAACTTTGCAAACCTCGGCTGcgccaaaaatctgcatttgagaaCTTTATTCGACGATTTCTTCAGACAAGACATAACTTTGGGACCCAGACTTCACCCAGACTTCTACGGACCGCCTCCTGACTCCGACTAAGAGACTTCTGGGAGAAAAacacgtgaggtttgtgactttacAGGTTCACGTTAGTccttatggggtattacacagaatacaacAGATCATGTTTACAGTGAGTTTATACAAAGAAATGTGCGTCCATGTGCGTTTAtgatttccttttcatacaaaatgcaTACTGTATTCActtaagtatgtatgtatgtatgtatgtatgtatgtatgtatgtatgtatgtatgtatgtatgtatgtatgtacgtacgtacgtacgtacgtatgtatgtatgtatgtatgtacgtacgtACTCTTGAGTTAaagttttgtctcatttctcttctcactgtgagtaagattacaagcGTTTGTCGACAGTACTAcactatttgaatatttgtgctatagcgtcggatcctatcgtcgcagatagagcgggttgcggactttccagcagcgtaactccgcccagtcgagctctcgtgtaaattcaaacggcgtctcaaagcggagacacggggctatctaaatattttaccgtcattactgtaatctgcctctgttgtcccttcaaggtgacgaatgagagcgcgggggctgcggggtcatttattcaatgcgtaaaagaaaaaaatacggatggatgtgtaaaatagaagtagttgcgTGGGAAAaaagcagtaaattctgatacttcgtttaacatgatttttatggctataaaaaaaagacaaaaccgtaatcaacatgattagctctgctatcgctttcaaacgaaaaatgcagtctttctcctggctgtcagaagcttctgcccgaactgtgcatccctcactgatcccATTCaatgcaagtcagagcagtaattatgaacatgtaagaagttcaattgtgttgtgcagtattatctcatgacgttgtgcaggtacatcaaaatgcactgtacatgtaagaattcataaaacatttacaaataaatatatgtttaacatttttgtattaggtggtagatctttcagacacgatcattttaaaagtagctcacatactgaaaaagtctgagcacccctgtccTAGgcctacacccatatgaactaactacacccatatgaactaactacacccatatgaactaactacacccatatgaactaactacacccatatgaactagcACCACTGTTGGAGCACCACATTCTGTAAAGGTTTCTTGCTCTTAGcttgaaaatgatttgttttgtctcttgcataactttaaatcagatgttgccTCCACACAGTTCATTTAGTAGCCTAGTATTTCTGCCAAttagtttttactctttctttctacaactactagagtaatttagttttaatgtaaaagtacTTGGTCTACTCATAAGCTGAATTCATTTGTTGGACTAATTCATTCTCTTCAGTTTAGCAAATATAACCTACCCCAGAATGGCTGCACACAAACCTTCTGcatcctgatcatatttattccattttgggacacacatggacaaaactgttggtcccttcggttaatgaaagaaaaactcataatcgccacaaaaataacttgaatctgacaaaagtaataataaataaaccaacCATGGTTCAagagaattgttttaaaaaataaacttatataACAAGCCTGGACAACCTTCCTATGATGCCATGTAATAGGAGCTATAGATCATATTTAACAGGCTGTGGGTTATATGCACTGGTGGAAAGTAAGTCAAGTTTAAAGtagataatttttacttttacttcactttatttgagagcagtatctgtactttctactccactacatttttgaactgggctgaaaagtaaaagtattgttactattgtttgagccctgctgaaaaggctgagggtttatttttaacatgttcataatttgagcaaacaaaaatatacaaattaaaacaactagattcagtcgtttctatggaacaaaattcagcacaaatctttatcaaaatcaatacatttgaagccttacagccttatggggtattacacagaatacaacCAATATATCAAAATGCCATTTCAACAAAGCGTTGTGCGtttgatttccttttcatacaaaatgaaTATGATTAGACTGTGTGTACAGGCCACAGAGGCTGGTAGTGCTCAgtattcaaatacagaagatcataatactgtatttacttgagtaattatttatttaattatgcatttttacaacagcttgagtaatttagttttaatgtaaaataagttgAATTCATTTTTGGGCTAATGCATTCTCAGTGCAGCAGCTGTAATGCACAGCACAGTGGCTTCTATACATatactgttaccatggctacatATACTGTTAGCTCTCAGCGGATGAACGCACGTGGCTCACTTTGGGAAAGGACCGTGACCCACGAGTCACAGCACTAATCCTCTGATCCACTCACTCTATGGTACTATTAGtcctgattaaaaaataaataaataaataaaagatgctAATATAGCAGGTGTAAAATGGTCACAAGAGGCAGGGTTCTTTTCAATGAAGTTTAATGTGTctccctttaaaaacaacagcagaggcacaaatgaGCGACAAAACGAACACTCGGTCTCCCAGTGCACAGTCCGCGTTGCTCTGACCATTACAATgtacaatatgcaaaatataaaatggacaacaaaacattcaaacctttaaaaacaacagcagaggcacaaatgaGTGACAAAACGAACACTCGGTCTCCCTACAACACAAATAAGATACagtattaacacaaaaaacgttttttataaaccaaaaaattattaactttacaatgtcaaactttatataacaaaacaatgataaaactatgaaaaaaatgttaaaatgctagcTCAACTTTTagggagacagtggagcacaacTCACCAGTGCACAGTCCGCGTTGCTCTGACAGGGGGACAGAGACAGCGCGCACATGTGCCACAGGGCGTGCCACACTAATTACGGCCCTgtgttgtacaggacactttGGAGGTCCACACAGTGCGTCAGatgaatgtgtatgttgaaATAGAGATGTACTCACTAACTGGGTACCTCTTtataaaagcactgtaacatgtcttcaATGCAAATATAGCTGacctaaaaacatgacaaattcactatattagttcagggtaatacatAAGAGTtggataaatcaatcaaaatactgttgatctagtactgcagacatgttagacaTCGAGAGGCCAAAAAACTGGGTAAGGCCAACtgccaatgtattatttcaaaacattcacatgcatttggggttattaaatacaaaactaaacagtACCTTCTAATATAACATGTGtgcaaagagctcaacaattgttgttttgccatgtgtgttcagcttttggcataaactgaaattttagaaacaaacgtgagaagcgttttggtctctacagttttgtcatttaagcCCCTTTTCTTGGGTTTGCTGTGTTCCTTTATGTGAGGCTTgtcagtgtctgacacaaatgtttctctccacagatctgtgtgagacacAGCCCAGCTGTGCTccggacgtccagacctcctgcaggcgtccagacctcctgcaggcgtccagacctcctgcacgcgtccagacctcctgcaggcgtccagacctcctgcaggcgtccagacctcctgcacgcgtccagacctcctgcacgcgtccagacctcctgcaggcgtccagacctcctgcaggcgtccagaccccctgcaggcgtccagaccccctgcacgcgtccagaccccctgcacgcgtccagacctcctgcacgcgtcctcacatcagaatctaagtcctcacacactcttgtgcacaaagacatacacatttactcaaacacacaaacattcacatatactcacacactcttgcgcacacagacatacacatttactcaaacacacaaacattcacatatactcacacactcttgcacacacagacatacacatttagaccccctgcacacgTCCAGatctcctgcacacgtcctcacatcagaatctaagtcctcacacactcttgcgcacaaagacatacacatttagaccccctgcacgcgtccagaccccctgcacacgtcctcacatcagaatctaagtcctcacacactcttgcgcacaaagacatacacatttagaccccctgcacgcgtccagacctcctgcacacgtcctcacatcagaagataagtcctcacacactcttgcgcacaaagacatacacatttactcaaacacacacacatactcacacactcttgcgcacacagacatacacatttagaccccctgcacgcgtccagatctcctgcacacgtcctcacatcagaatctaagtcctcacacactcttgcgcacaaagacatacacatttagaccccctgcacacgcccagaccccctgcacacgtcctcacatcagaatctaagtcctcacacactcttgcgcacaaagacctacacatttagaccccctgcacgcgtccagacctcctgcacacgtcctcacatcagaatctaagtcctcacacactcttgcgcacaaagacatacacatttactcaaacacacaaacacacacacatactcacacactcttgcgcacacagacatacacatttactcaaacacacaaacactcacatatactcacacactcttgcgcacacagacatacacatttagaccccctgcacgcgtccagacctcctgcacacgtcctcacatcagaatctaagtcctcacacactcttgcgcacaaagacatacacatttactcaaacacacaaacacacacacatactcacacactcttgcgcacacagacatacacatttagaccccctgcaggcatccagacctcctgcagacgtccagacctcctgcaggcgtccagacctcctgcacacgtcctcacataagaatctaagtcctcacacactcttgcgcacaaagacatacacatttactcaaacacacaaacacacacacatactcacacactcttgcgcacacagacatacacatttagaccttCTGCAGgcgcccagacctcctgcacgtgtccagacctcctgcaggcgtccagacctcctgcaggcgtccagacctcctgcaggcgtccagacctcctgcaggcttccagacctccttcaggcgtccagacctcctgcaggcgtccagacctcctgcacgcgtccggtcctcctgcacgcgtccggtcctcctgcacgcgcccggacctcctgcacgcgcccagtcctcctgcacgcgtccagacctcctgcacacgtccagtcctcctgcacgcgcccagaccttctgcacgcgtccagacctcctgcacgtgtccagacctcctgcaggcgtccagacctcctgcacacttcGTCACATCAgaagctaagtcctcacactcttgcgcacaaagacatacacatttac is part of the Periophthalmus magnuspinnatus isolate fPerMag1 chromosome 16, fPerMag1.2.pri, whole genome shotgun sequence genome and harbors:
- the LOC129456887 gene encoding uncharacterized protein LOC129456887; this encodes MAELPGPVRSGASRAAAGDARAEVQRQEQAVVEHIKTQFGEEMFRFTIVIFTHGDQLPENTDILEFVEENTELAKLVQACGGRCHVVDNKYWTKERQKEDPQRSNEFQVEAILNTVEKMVDENQKYLSNDALEQVEHDIQTEQSRIHTDSGLSLEESREQAKNSLLDRYIDQATRCPPYAKYAAVMTGVAGVALVAILVLPKVMKFFAEKPPLPLPLPLPMVPIEPPALPDLPPAPEVIQEVVQEVVPPVISEFLKSILTPPEDYDPFDQFN